The nucleotide window ATATGTTAAAAGCAGCAAACCAGGAGAATATTTAACTTATATTAACGACATACTGAATTTCTACCATATTGATTACGCTGTTcaaacatatacaaatacatcGAGTATGCCTGTTTACTATTATATGTTTGACTACAGTGGAGAATTgaactttagaaaaaaaatagtaatggcTGATGCAACCAATTTTGATGGCACATGGGGAGCATCAGCAGGCGACGAGTTATGTTATTTGTTTGTGTGCAATCAAGGGAGAAGGGAGTACAAGAAATTACTTGCTTCAGACGAGGATGCGgaagaaataaaagtattaaaaactaTGGTAAAAATGGTGACAGATTTCGCAAAGACAGGGTaagattttctaaaaaaatagtcGTGCTAAGAAATTTGGTTGGGTAATCCCAAAATTGATAATACCTactcaatctttttttttcagtaaccCAACACCTCCTGGAAGCGTTTTCATATGGAAACCAGCTACAAAAGAAAACAAGGAGTGCTTAGTCATTTCTGATGAATTGAAGATGGAGTCAAAACTTTACGATAACAGAATTCGGTTTTGGAATAATTTTATAGAGAAATATGAAAAACTCGCCGTGGACGGTGTAGTTAAAGATACCCATGACGAATTATAATCGAAAAATGGcaataacttattaaataaagaaaatttacatATACTCTATATGTTTTTTACTCTTAAGTATccgagtataaaaaatattatatagacaAATCATTCCATCTTCTTTATCGCAAATCATATCAAAACTTATACTGTGAGATGTGCCTCTAGTCATTTTTCATAGCGAAATTCAGTACAGTTCCAAATTAAAGAAGAGATCAGAGTGCGTATTTCATTGTCACGCTTTttctcataatatttatttccgtttttaGGAAGGATATTACACTTTAGAAATCATTCTTTTTCTTAGTTGTGAATTCACAGACATCATAATCCTCAATAATCTAAATAACTGAAAGTGGAACGTAGGAAAGCCTTTGAACTTATGGCttatcttaaattattattcattatttatataattcaggAAATCCTAGTAGGTtggtttgattttattttaaattactttagttATAATTGTTTTGAATCAGTATTTAGTATGATTGATTTGTTATGacgtataaaatttaatttgttgtcttttaattattcattatttaattaaaaattgaataatgttttCCTTATTCGTGTTTATctcattattgattttactattacttgaattattcatatttctgTGTGTAAGTTATAGATGatttcttattaatgtgtgctttttagcttagtaaattataatatccAAATACAGCTACCAAAAAAAAGACGTAAGAATGACACAgtaatttgttattatgttatgtttattacattatatagaatgactagctgtacccgcgacttcatgcacgtggaatttaaaaaagttattgttcagtgaAGTTCAATGAACAAATgctaaaacttgtttttttagctttgttattataaaaaaaggataTTAAACCTTAAGGTGGCCATATTCGACCCAGCTACTTATTAAAAtagtctgtctatctgtctgtctgtttgttccggctattctctgaaacggctgaaccgattttgacgggacttacaatggtagatagctgatgtagtaaggagtaacttagcttatttttattttagaaatgtatttattttataactctacaaaCTAAACagtaactttttgttaaatttcatgcggacgaagtcgcaggcacagctagtttttcttatataagataaaataagatTAGAACTGTGCTGTAAATATCTTAGGTAGTAAAAACATTGCATCAAAATATATTCATCGGGGAAATACCTGCTAAATAAAGCCACGTCAGATGTCATGTTTGATATTCGACTTAGTTGAATAATAGTAACAAACATATTGAACTTAAATCTCATAATGCTACTTAATGTAAGCGCATTAATCGATATGAGTTATCAACTTCGATAGATAAAGATTACTAAATGCGTGCCGTCATATTTGTCATACACTCAAACAACAATCTacacaaattttataatatattgattttatttccacttacattaaaaaagattttttattaacatgaaAAATAGCctgttgtattttgttttagtagGTTTAgttaatttatgtatatgttatgATTTTAAAACAGTGCAAGTGAAATTAAAACAAGGAGATTTATCTGGGAAGGAGGAaattacactttttaaaaaacacaaatactACTCATTTCAAGGTATACCGTTTGCAAAGCCACCTATCGGAGAGCTAAGATTCaaggtaaaatatttaactctagctacactaattttttttttaataataaacacatttattacaTAGTTTTCTTTCAACTAGTGACTGATGATTGACATAGGGATagtttttttaccgacttcaaaaaaggaggaggttactcaatcaggtatgttcggggataacttaatcgtttatgaaccgattttgataattcttttttcgttggaaagtaAATATCCCGAgtgtggtgccatgataaggaaaccaggatctgatcgtagaatcccagagaaatcgagagaaaccctcgaaaatcgtagtgacgactagtgcgtttgttaatttttgtcgtctacttacgttgtattacttgtcgatgtaattgaagtcagttttttttttcgtttgcgagaaaatacaattattaaatgtgTCTCACGACACTTGTCGGGTCATTTCATAATAcacgtttatatatttttttgtacttttagcCACCTGTGTCTCATGATGGCTGGGAGAATACTTACGAAGCTCATACCAATAAACCAATATGTTTTCAAGTTAACACTAGAATGCGGATGCTAGAGCCCTTTGGTATGCACGGTTCTGAAGATTGCCTCTATATCAATGTTTTCTCACCAAATATAGAAGGATCGGCACCAGTCATAGTATTTGATTACAATGACAATTTCGGGACTAGTTTTAATGGAACGGAAACTTATTCACCTGATTTTTTTATGGAAGAAAATATTGTTGTTGTTACTATAAACCATCGGCTTGAAGTATTAGGTTATTTAACAACGGAAAATGATGTTATACCAGCTAATATTGGCTTACGAGATTTTATAATGGGCTTACAATGGATACAGGACAATATAAAGCAACTTGGCGGGGACCCAAACAGAGTAACGATTATGGGAAACCGAGGCGGAGCAATTATTGCAGATATTTTACTTCACTCACAAAAAGCCAAAAACCTTTTCACCGGTATTATAATGCAAAGTGGAACGGCTTtagaaaacttattttttaaaacaaatggtCGTGAAAAAGCTTTTAAACTCGCTGAAGTACTAAACATAACAGCAGACAACAGCGAAACACTTCTTAAAGAACTACAAAAAGTAGATGTTGAAGTTCTATATAAAAACATCAGTGATGTATTAACTGATGAAGATGAAATGCAAGTGAATGTATATCCTTTCTCTCCTGTTGTAGAAAATGATTATCCAGATGCAATACTTACAACATTTCCAGGTGAAAGTAAAATTGTCAACGACGTCCCGATCATGATAGGTATGAATTCTAGAGAAGGGTTAGACTTAGCCTCGCTTTATCTATTTCAACCTCAATTAATAGCAGAATTGGATCATAAATTCCTATTCACATTCCCTGTGCATAGTAAATTAAGATTTGAGAATAAAAGCAAGGTATATGACGAAGCGATTAAAGAAATACAtaacttttatttcaaagaGGGCTACTTTTACTACGGAAATCTATTAGAATATGCTGTATACGTAGGTGATATGCTGCAATCATATGCTATTAATGCCGCTGCGAAAAAACTTGCAGGAAAATCTCAATCACCGGTATATTTTTACGTGTTTGACTTCAGGGgactattaaatgaaaatattaattacatttcgCAAAACACTAGATTCAGCTTGAAGCATGAGGGTGCAACTATTACTGATGAATTATGCTACTTACATTTGTGTAGTAGAatcaaaaaaacttacaaagaACTCCTAAGTCTAGTGAGCCAGCAAACTGAAATAAAGGTTTTGAGAAAAATGGTACGATTATGGGCTAACTTCGCAAGAACCAGGTAACCTATTAatgattacttatttattttacttagcagcgttatggattaagctccaatacttCTCTATGAAGAAAAAGGCCTATACCCTGCCATTTAATACAAAACTatcaagtatattttaaatacttaatatttactAAACGAGACATAAAACTAAAGCCATTTTTTGAACtcttaagatatttatatacatttcgtTAAGTTATACGGCTACTACTAACTGATCTAAAATATACATTCAAGAGGCTACAGCTTGTAATTGTACGTCGAGAGAAATATAACAATTgtcatttgtttacagaaatccCACTCCTTCCGAAGAAGATGACATTCTGAAAAAGTTTAAATGGCTGCCAATAAATAAAGCTAGCAACAATACAGACTACCTTCACATAACGAAAACCTTAAACATGGATGTGAATCCTTTGGGTGAAAGAGAAAAGTTTTGGGACAATTTTgtagaaaaatattcaaaacttgCTAAGGATGGTGTAATACAAGATGAAAAGAAACAAGAGGAAAATGCACAAGGCGAAGAGACTCAAGATGAAAAGATACAAgatgaattataaataatgaataaatgtatttttacctgatgttattttaattaaaaaattcttgatATGTAATTATTAGAACTATGTTTAACATATATAGTGTATATATGTCGATCGACTATTCTTAAGGTAAGTAAAAGCtgaattttatacttttttatgttttagtaaATGCATAGGCATGTATTTGATGTATGTTAGCattaactccgaaactactgaaccaatttttatcaatttttttaagcatctgtaatttgatccaacttgggagatatggtagtttttatctcaattattgatctcaatatttgtttttgcaaaataaatgtttattatacgacttCAATGTGTATTTATcagttagttctataaaatcctaatagatggcgctTTGGCATCTAAATTGCCCAGATATTCAAtagatggcgccgtatttctatttctagattatatAAGGTGCGtatgaatatagaatttacatatattttaatattaaatatgattactgagccacagcaacgcgtggctggATAtgctagtaaatatatttttattacaaaacatacTCGGGGCTGAAATCTAACCCATAACCCTAAAGCGAAAACGGGGTCATTACCAACGTGCATCAACGGgtcgatttcaattacattgtacattattttatttattccagtaaaacttcttcacgcatgcttgacttggggagtaagctgttgaatgattggcgagagcgttacgaaaagtgtggtaGGGTGAGGTAAACGGAAGtggagagggagatataagttagtgaagatagaaagagagagttaaaaaagcaaactcgtttttttttttaaaattataaaccgCTTTCAACTAATATACACTTACTTTTTAGATATAGATacgtatgtttaaaaatataaaataaagtggtAAAAGTacaattttgtgtatatttacgATAGTGATTTTACGAGTGTGTTACATTGTTTCcctatagaattaatttaaaaaattattatttaatttattttatactcagATACAACAAACAAGATAAGATTAATGTCAGCAAGACAACTGTACATATTATTTAGTATAAGTGTATAAGTTTAATCAACCTTTCAGTAAAGTTGTGTTcaatcaaagtaaaaaaaaaaacaaatagatacaaataaataaagttggagtgtctgtttgatTTTGGATTTGTggattaaaataaacgcttttactaaatgcatatggacgtatacatacggtacatataccaaaataacattttttacaatttttttctgtctttctgtctatttgttccggctaatatctgaaacggctggaccgattttgatggtatTACATTTTGATGGTACACTAGTAGACagccgatgtaataaggagtaacttaagctacttttattttagaaatttatttattttataactctgcgaagttaacaataacttttttgttatattccacgcggatgaacgCGGGCACGACTAATTGTTGTATAAGTAGTAATAAATACATGTATTCATAGttcctaaaaaaattattcaacgTAGTACGATTATAATTATGAACCAAATCGAGTAAATAACTTACATAAAACAGTATATCAACAGGTACTAGAATAGTTTGGAGGAAATAATTAAGCTGCCAGGGAAGTTTGTTGCAGAAATTCAAATTGCAATCTCCATACaactatatgaaaatatatagtttGCAAAAGTTTTGCGAATTTTAATATTCCATGGTCAATATCGttgttcataattttatattaatataatttttgttttgtatataatatttaataataataaaatttgtagagaaaattattagttaaaatatacTTAGATACAGCAAATCAAGATGGATGGAGCCCTAATTTGTACGACTACAACCCAGAAAAGgatagaaatttatatttaatgtaattttcgtCGTTTTTGATGTCAATATTATGACGTTTAGGGTGCGGTATCTCTGTATCCCTCAAAACTTCTTTTATGACCAGACCGCAAGCATTATTTTAAGCCGTAATGATCAAAACTAGACTTATTTcagttcttatatatatatatatatatatatatatatatatatatatatatatatatcagttcttattattattcttagtaCTTAACTTAGTACTACTACTAGACGCCAATACTAATAGAGTATAGAAAGCTGTATCTTATAGGCTAAATGAAAGATCGTGAagttcgtcgacctacgttgtattagccCGCATAACTTGtaactggatgtaccaattttgatgatttttaatttaatcgatagctgatatttatcatgtggtcacatttaaatttcatcgaaatctgataataactttttgagtaatctttgataacacgtatttacttgactattttttcgtctacttacgttgtattgcttgtcgatgtaattgaagatggttttttttttcgtttacgagcaaatacaattattttcctttatttttataaaatatttatcttttttaatttaccattAGTTGTTTGA belongs to Melitaea cinxia chromosome 17, ilMelCinx1.1, whole genome shotgun sequence and includes:
- the LOC123661411 gene encoding esterase B1-like, with protein sequence MKNSLLYFVLVGLVNLCICYDFKTVQVKLKQGDLSGKEEITLFKKHKYYSFQGIPFAKPPIGELRFKPPVSHDGWENTYEAHTNKPICFQVNTRMRMLEPFGMHGSEDCLYINVFSPNIEGSAPVIVFDYNDNFGTSFNGTETYSPDFFMEENIVVVTINHRLEVLGYLTTENDVIPANIGLRDFIMGLQWIQDNIKQLGGDPNRVTIMGNRGGAIIADILLHSQKAKNLFTGIIMQSGTALENLFFKTNGREKAFKLAEVLNITADNSETLLKELQKVDVEVLYKNISDVLTDEDEMQVNVYPFSPVVENDYPDAILTTFPGESKIVNDVPIMIGMNSREGLDLASLYLFQPQLIAELDHKFLFTFPVHSKLRFENKSKVYDEAIKEIHNFYFKEGYFYYGNLLEYAVYVGDMLQSYAINAAAKKLAGKSQSPVYFYVFDFRGLLNENINYISQNTRFSLKHEGATITDELCYLHLCSRIKKTYKELLSLVSQQTEIKVLRKMVRLWANFARTRNPTPSEEDDILKKFKWLPINKASNNTDYLHITKTLNMDVNPLGEREKFWDNFVEKYSKLAKDGVIQDEKKQEENAQGEETQDEKIQDEL